From Lujinxingia vulgaris:
GAAGCCGATGCCGAGGCAAATCACGGCGACGGCGATGAGCATCAGCGCACCTACGCCGTTGCTCTGTTGGGAATGTCCTGCCATGGGTCTACTCCTGATGTTCAGGTTTGGGGGTAAGTCGGGCGCAGCGCACAACTCACCGAATCGTGAAACAAACACGTGTTGATACGTAAGCATTCAAGCCGCGATGCGGCCACAGCGTGTGCGGGCGCAGGTTGTTACACAGCGCGCGCGCAGGCTCAAGCGTCAAACGCAATGCAGGGCGTTTGAGGCGCAGGCCGAATTCAGGCTGTGGGGGCGGCTTAGCTGTGTTGAGGGGGCTCTTCGAGCAGGCGTCGGTGCTCCAGAGCGGGACCGACGCGCAGGCGCTCCAGCGCGGGCTGCGTCGGCGGCGAAGAAAGCTCAGGGTAACGCGTCGCGTTGAGCTCAATCGGGGAGAGCACAGGCACAAGCCCGCTGAGCGCCACGCCGGCTGTGGCCGGCGGGAGGCTGCGGCAGAGCTCGCTGTACTCCGAGCAGGTCAGCGGGCTGTCCTGCTGCAGCGGGGCGCTGCGCTCCATCAAATCGACCAGGGCGGCCAGCCAGGGGCGCTCAGGGAGCGCCGCCGGAGCCTGCTGATGACGGGGGATATGTCCGGTGCTCTGCACGCCCATCTGCGCCACCACATCAAAGAGCGTGCCGGCGACCTCCTCGGCCTGATAGCGCGCCAGAAGATCGGGGAGCGTGGAGACGGGCTCGCGGGTGCCTTCAAAGCAGATGTTGTATTCGGGGTTGGTGGGATCGATGCCCGAAGATGCTCCGCAGGGCTCTTTCTGGTCGGCGACAGGCTTTTGTGCGGCCCGAGATGCCGGGCTGTCAAAGGTCTCGGGCTCCACCGGTGTCAGCGGGCCGTAACCCCAGGAGACCATGCGGTCGAAGACCTCGCGAGCCTGCGACGAAGCCGCGGCCTGCATCGGATGATCAAAGCCTCCGGTGCAGGTTGGCTGCACAGGCACGCCCTCCAGCGCCGAGGCGCTCATCGGAGTCAGCAGCACCGCCCAGAGCACAAGACTGAGCGCCCACCCGAAGGGGCGCCGCAGCTGCTGATGCTGTGGGATGAGGAGTCTCATAGGCGATGGCTTCGATACGATGCTGTGTTGACGAACGTGGTGCCGACAGATGCGAACCCTAGGGAAGTGCGCCGCGAAGCGCAAGCTGTTGGCGAGGTCTTCGGGCTGCGCGGGTACGCGATGTGAATACAACGCGTTGGCGAGGATATTCCAGCGAGCGCGCGGCGGCGCAGGCGGCATGAAGGCGCACCGGGTGGGAACATCACGCTGGAGCCATACGCACCGGGGCGGATCGCGGTGGCGAGTCGGCGAAGTCCCTGGAAGTGGGCAAAGTTTCGGTGTATCTCTTGCCGGCCGATGCCCCGACGATTTTTGCAGTGAGGCTCCCCCTGAGCGATACAGCCCCCCTCCCCCCGCTTGCTCCCCGTACCCTGGCGCTGGTTGGCTGCGGCCATGTTGCCGAGCGCCACGCGGGCGCGCTGCAGTGGCACGGCCAACGCCTCAATGTGGTCGGTGTGGTCGATCCCGACGCATACCGCCGGCAAACGCTGGCTACCCTCCTTGAGGCGCCCGCCTTCGCCTCGTTGGATGCCCTGCTCGCTGAGACCTCTCCAGAACTTGTGAGCATCGCCACACCGACCGGTCTGCACTGCGAGCAGGCGCTGGTGGCCGCTCGCCATGGCGCTGACGTGATCCTGGAGAAGCCGCTGAGCACCTCGCTTGATGCGGCCCGCGCCATGGTCAAGCAGGTGCAGGAGCTCGGCCACGAGCTCTTTGTAATCAAGCAACTGCGCCATCATCCGCTCTTTCTGGCCCTGCGCGACGCGGTGCGCAGGGGGCGCTTCGGGCGCATCTTCAGCGTGGGGCTGGAGGTGTACTGGAACCGCAATCAGGCCTACTACGACGCGGCCTCCTGGCGGGGAACGCGTGAGCTCGACGGCGGCGCCCTGATGAATCAGGCCAGCCACTATGTGGATCTTCTGGCCTGGATCTTCGATGAGCCCGACGAGCTCTATGCGGCCGGTGGCACACTGGGGCGACGCATTGATGTGGAAGATACCGCGCTGCTGACCCTGCGTTGGCCCGGGGGGGCGCTTGGGAGCGTGCACGTCTCGATGCTGGCCTACCCTCGCAACATCACCACCAGCCTGACGGTGCTCGGAGAACGTGGCACGGTGCGGCTGGGAGGAGCACGTTGCGACCAGATTGAGGCCTGGGAGTTTGAGGAGCACACCCCGCAGGATGATGCGATTGAGGGGCTTGCGAGCTCCGTCCAGGACATCCTCTCCGGGGGGCACGCGCATGTCTTCGGGGCGATCCTCGATCATCTCGACGGGGTCGTCGACGCGCCGATTGTCACCGGCGAGGAGGGGCTGCGCTCGCTGGCGATCATCGACGCGGCCTATGCCTCGATGCGAGCCCATCAACCGCTGCGGCTGGAGCGCTGAGCCATGACCACCAACGGCGATCAGAATGCGCCCTGGGCCCATCCCAGCGCGATCATCGATGAAGGTGCGCAAGTGGGTGCGGGCACGCGCGTGTGGCATTTTGCCCATGTCTGCGCCGGTGCCACCCTTGGTCGGCGCTGCAGCCTGGGGCAGAACGTGTATGTGGCTCCCAGCGCGGTGATCGGCGATGGGGTGAAGATCCAGAACAACGTATCGGTCTACGACGGGGTCGTGCTCGAAGACGACGTGTTCTGCGGCCCGAGCGTGGTTTTTACCAACGTGCGTCACCCCCGCGCGCATGTCTCGCGGCGGCACGCCTACCAGACGACCATCATCCGCAGAGGCGCAACCCTGGGCGCCAACGCCACGGTGGTGTGCGGGGTGGAGGTCGGCGCATTCGCCCTTGTGGGCGCCGGCGCGGTAGTCACAGCCGATGTGGCGCCCTATGCGCTGGTCGTCGGCCAGCCCGCTCGCCAGATCGGGTGGGCTTGCTGCTGCGGGCTGACCCTGCCGGCGCCAGCGCCGGAGTGCAGCTGCGCAGAGTGTGGCCAACGCTACCAACTGGCTGAAGGCGCGCTGAAGCCAGTCTGACTGTTTTTGATGGTGTGTTGAGGCGCCTTGCTGGCGCCCTCCCCCCGGAGATCGCAATGGGTGTTCCTTTTTTTGATCTAACGCGTCAGTACGCCGCGCTTGAAGACGAGATTCGCCCGGTGGTCGACGAGGTGCTGCAAACGCAGCGTTGCATCGGCGGTCCTTTTGTTACGCAGCTCGAGCAAGCCCTGGCCGAAACGGTGGGTGTGGCGCATGCGGTGGGCGTCTCCAGCGGGACCGACGCGCTGCTGCTGAGCTTGATGGCGCTAAATCTTAAACCCGGCGATGAGGTCGTCACGTCGCCTTTTACATTTTTTGCCCCGGTCGGCTCGATTATGCGCCTGGGGGCGCGGCCGGTGTTCGTCGACATTGAGCCGGAGGGGTTCAACCTGGACGCCTCACACATCGAAGACGCGCTGGGTGCGAAGACCCGGGCGGTGCTTCCGATCCACCTCTTTGGTCAATGCGCGCCGATGGATCAGGTGATGGCGGCGGTGCAGAACGCGCCGGGGGTGGCGGTGATCGAAGATCTCGCCCAGGCGCTCGGCGCGAGTTTTGAGGGGCGGCAGGCCGGGAGCTTCGGACTGGCCGGTTGCGTGAGTTTTTTCCCCACCAAAAACCTGGGCGCGGCCGGCGACGGCGGCATGGTCTTTACCGACGACGCCGCCTTTTACGAGCGGCTGCGGCTGCTGGCGCGCCACGGCGCAAGCCCCAAGTACCATCACGTGGAGGTGGGCGGGAACTTCCGCCTCGACGCCCTTCAGGCGGCGATCCTCTCCGCCAAGCTCCCCCATCTTCACTCCTTCTGCGAGCGCCGCCGCGCCCACGCCGCCTACTACAACGAAGCCCTGGCCGACCTTGAGGGACTCAAGCTCCCCCGCCACGCCCCGGGGCATCGTCCCGTCTACAACCAGTACGTGGTGCGCGTGGCCGATCGCGCGCGCCTGATCGCCCACCTGGAGGCGCGTGGCATCGGCAGCGCCGTCTATTACCCCGAGCCCCTGCACACCCAGCCGGCGCTGCGCGAGCTTGGCTACCAGCGGGGCGACTTTCCGCGCGCCGAGCTGGCCTGCGAGCAGGTCCTGGCGCTGCCGATCTTCCCGGAGCTGCGCGACGATGAGCGCGAGGCGGTCGCCGACGCGGTGCGCGAGGCGCTGGGCTGAACGCCACAAAAAAGCGCCCCCGCTCTTAACGAGCGGCGGACGCTTGAGATCCACACAACATTGAGGAGGTTGGCTCAGCTGGCCATCTTCCCGCCCTTCGTGTCGCCGCCATCGCCCGAATCGTCGTAGCGGTAACGGTAATAATACGCGTAGCCGTAGCCGGCGTTCTCGTCGATGTCGTTGAGCACGGTGCCGCCGAAGGGCGCCCCGATGGACTCCAGCTGTTCAATGGAGCGGCGCAAGAGCTCCTGGCGGGTCTGACCGAACTTGAGAATCAACAAGACCACGTCGGCAGAGTGGCTGAGCACCAGGGCGTCGGCCACCGCAGCCAGCGGCGGGGAGTCGAAGATGACCCGGTCGTAATCCTCGCGAAGATCGCGCACCAGCTTGCGGAAACGCTCGGTCTGCAAAAGCTCCGAGGGGTTGGGGGGCACCGGACCACAAGTCATCACATCGAGGTTTTCAATGCCCGTGGGGCGAACCGCCTCTTTGTAGGTGCGCTCACCGGTGATGGCGTCGGAGAGGCCGACCTTATTGTCCATGCCCAGGGCTTTGTGCACGCGGGGGCGACGCATGTCGCTGTCGATCACCAGCGTGCGCTGGCCCGACTGCGCCAGCGCGATCGCCATGTTCACCGAGGTCAGCGTCTTGCCCTCACCCGGGCCCGGACTGGTCATCAGGAGCACGCGCGGGGGGTTATCCGGCGCCATGAACATCAGGTTGGTGCGCAGGGTCTTGATCGCCTCGGCAAACGAGCTCCGCGGCGCGGTGTGCGTGAGCGTATCGAGGGCCGAGTCGCCGAACTTCTCAACGCCTTTGACAGCCCCGGCGTTGACCGCCGGCAGCATCCCGAGGATGGGCCGAGTGGTGTACTTGGTGACGTGCTCTTCGGTCTTGACCGTGGTGTCGAGCGCATCGATGAGCACCATGATCGAGCCGCCCAAAAAGAGTCCCAGAAGCAGGCCCACCGCCAGGTTCAGGGGTACCTGCGGGCTGATCGGGGCGCCGGGCACGTCGGCGTTCTCCAGAATCTGAATGATCTCGCTCTCGTAGAGGGCGTTGAGGTCAAGCTCGTTGGTGCGGCCGAGCACCGTCTCATAGTGCTGACGTAGCGTCTCGGTGCTGTCGCGCATCTCAGTGTAGCGGAAGCCGATCTGATTGAGCTCGGCGATCTCGGCCTTGTGACGCTCGATCTCTTCCTGAAGGTTGGCAGCGTTGCGGCGCGTGACGGCGGCGCGGTTGGCCACGGCGGTGCGAATTCGCCCGATCTCATCCTCAATGGAGCGGCGTACCACCTCGAGTTGCTCATCGACGGCGCGCACCTCGGGGTGGGCGTCGAGGTAACGGGTCTTGAGCTCGGCGCGGCGCTCCAGGAGCTCACTCTCCCGATCGAGCCCGCGTTTGAGCGCCGGGTTGTCGACAAGATCGCCCAGCGCGCGCAGGTCGTCGCCGCGCGACTCCATCGTCTCGAGCTGATTGAGCAACGCCTCTTCGGCAAAAAGGCGCGCCTGCACCTCGCGCAGCTGCGTGCTGACCGCAGCCAGCCCTTCGGCGGCCATCTCGCGGCGATCTTCAAAGGTGTGGGAGAGGATGTTGTTGTCGCGCTGATATTTCTGAAGCTCAGAGCGCGCCTCATCGAGTTCTTCGCGCTTGGTGGAGACGTAATCGTCAAACCAGTTGGCCAGCTGCCGAAGCCCCCCGGTCTGGAACTCGCGGATGTACTCGACGTAGGTCTCGGAGATGCCGTCGGCGATGTTCGCGGCCAGCTCCGGATCTTCAAAACGCACCTGCACAAGGCCCACCCGGCTGTCGCGCTGCAGAGAATACACCGCCACGCGCTGCAGAATGTTGACGGCGCGCTTCATGCGCTCATCCTCATCTAACTGCTGCACCGAAGGGGGCAAAAAGCCCGGGGCGTCGAGAAGGCCCTCGCGCTCGATGACGCGCTGGGCAAACCATTTCGAGCCGAGTACTTCTTTCTGAGTGTTCCAGAACTGCTCGAATTGCCAGCGGCCCCCCGGGTCCACGAGCTCCACCCGCTCAAACTGCTTACCAAAGACATTGGGGCGCGACTCATGAAACATCAGTTTGCTGGTAGCCTGATAAATGCGAGGCTGGCGCTCGGTCCAGAAGTAGGCCGCCGCGACACACGCGATCGACGTGAGGATAAGCACCCAATAAAAGCGCCGAAAGAGCGCCCAGTAGCGCCCGATAAGGGCACCAAGGGACTCGCCACGCTCTTCAGGCGCGCTGCTGGGGCGTGGTTCCTGGAATCCGTACTGGTCCGACATAGTGCTCTCAGGTCATGGGGGCCACGGGGGCCTTTTGACGACGCGGCGCGCGATCGTAGAGACTCGAAGGAGCGGCGTCAACGCCGCCCACTTTTCGGCCTGGCCACACCACGAGGCGCCTGATGGCCCGACAAAAATCCCGCCCGCGCTGGCTTAAGGTCTCCACGATCTTGCTCGCCATTTTGATGCTGGCAAGTCCACTGATGGTTGGAGGAGTGCATGCGCTGAGCGCGGCGTTGCTGGCGACCCTTGCCCTGGCGGTCGTAATCATCGGCGAGCTCGCGGAGGACGGCCGGCCAACCGAGATGCGACGTTGCTCTATTCCGGCGGCCGTCTTCGCGATGTTGGGAGTGGTCTCATTGCTTCAGGCGCTGCCGATGCCAGTGGGGCTCATTGAACTTGTAAGCCCCCGGGCTGCCGAGGCCTTGCGGCTGAGCTGGGAAGCGGCCTTTACCGACGTGGCGATGCCGGCGTTTCGCCCCCTCTCGCTCAACGCGCCGGCCAGCGCGTCGATGGCGCTTAAGTGGTTCGCGCTCTGCCTGGGGGCGCTGGCGGTGAGTAACCTGGGGCGCTGGCGGGCGCTGCGCCGTCAGGGGCTGGTAGCCGCCTCCATTCTGGCGATGGCAGTGGCGCTGGCCGGTGCGGTGCAAATGCTCAGCGGCACCGAAAACATCATGGGCGTCTATAAGGCCAGCCTCTCCCCACGCGCCTGGGCCCCCTTTGTAAGCACCAACCACGCCGCGACCTATTACGCGCTGGCCACCCTTATCAGCGCCGGCGCCGCGGTGGTGTGGGCGAGGCGTCAGCGCGCGTTGAGCGCGACGATGATGGTGTTTGCTGCGCTCTTCGGCATGTTGACCCTGGCCCACCGCAGCCAGGGCTCGCTCTTGGCGCTGGGGCTGAGTGCCCTGGCGGGCGGAGCGGTCCTGCTTCGGCATGCCACAGCGCGCGCCTCCGACACTGGCGACGGCGACAAGCCCCCCCACACCCGACTTATCTGGATCGGCAGCGGGCTCGCCGCAGCACTGGTGGTGGGCGGGTTGCTCGTGCCTGAACATTTCAGTGTGGCCGACTCCCTGGCCCAGACCAGCCTGGAGGTGCGCGTTCATATGAGCGGCGCGGCGCTTCGCGCCGCAGGCGACTTCTGGCTGACCGGTGCCGGCGCCGGCGCGGTGGGGCTGGCGCTACCGACCTACCTCGATCCGCATATCGTGGGGATGCACAGCGTACCCACCATTGAAAATGAACCTGTGGAGTGGCTCTTCGCCTACGGCGTGCCTGTGGGAGCAGCCGCGATCGTTCTGCTGGGCTTGAGCCTGGTACTGCTCGTGCGCCAGGCGCTGGCCAGCGACAACCCGCGCATGGGCGCGATCGCGGTGGCCGTTGCGGTGGGGCTGGGTGTGGCATCGATCTTCCACTTTCCCTTCTTCACGCTGGGGATCTCATTGCCAGCGCTAATGGTCATTGAGCTCTGCGCGGCCGGCGGCAAGAAGACTCTCCCGGGCTACCATCGCCCGTTGAGCCGACGTGCCTATCGCACCCTTGCGGGCGCGCTTGCTGCGGGGATGCTGCTGGCCGGCGGGCTGATCTGG
This genomic window contains:
- a CDS encoding Gfo/Idh/MocA family protein; translation: MRLPLSDTAPLPPLAPRTLALVGCGHVAERHAGALQWHGQRLNVVGVVDPDAYRRQTLATLLEAPAFASLDALLAETSPELVSIATPTGLHCEQALVAARHGADVILEKPLSTSLDAARAMVKQVQELGHELFVIKQLRHHPLFLALRDAVRRGRFGRIFSVGLEVYWNRNQAYYDAASWRGTRELDGGALMNQASHYVDLLAWIFDEPDELYAAGGTLGRRIDVEDTALLTLRWPGGALGSVHVSMLAYPRNITTSLTVLGERGTVRLGGARCDQIEAWEFEEHTPQDDAIEGLASSVQDILSGGHAHVFGAILDHLDGVVDAPIVTGEEGLRSLAIIDAAYASMRAHQPLRLER
- a CDS encoding polysaccharide biosynthesis tyrosine autokinase — translated: MSDQYGFQEPRPSSAPEERGESLGALIGRYWALFRRFYWVLILTSIACVAAAYFWTERQPRIYQATSKLMFHESRPNVFGKQFERVELVDPGGRWQFEQFWNTQKEVLGSKWFAQRVIEREGLLDAPGFLPPSVQQLDEDERMKRAVNILQRVAVYSLQRDSRVGLVQVRFEDPELAANIADGISETYVEYIREFQTGGLRQLANWFDDYVSTKREELDEARSELQKYQRDNNILSHTFEDRREMAAEGLAAVSTQLREVQARLFAEEALLNQLETMESRGDDLRALGDLVDNPALKRGLDRESELLERRAELKTRYLDAHPEVRAVDEQLEVVRRSIEDEIGRIRTAVANRAAVTRRNAANLQEEIERHKAEIAELNQIGFRYTEMRDSTETLRQHYETVLGRTNELDLNALYESEIIQILENADVPGAPISPQVPLNLAVGLLLGLFLGGSIMVLIDALDTTVKTEEHVTKYTTRPILGMLPAVNAGAVKGVEKFGDSALDTLTHTAPRSSFAEAIKTLRTNLMFMAPDNPPRVLLMTSPGPGEGKTLTSVNMAIALAQSGQRTLVIDSDMRRPRVHKALGMDNKVGLSDAITGERTYKEAVRPTGIENLDVMTCGPVPPNPSELLQTERFRKLVRDLREDYDRVIFDSPPLAAVADALVLSHSADVVLLILKFGQTRQELLRRSIEQLESIGAPFGGTVLNDIDENAGYGYAYYYRYRYDDSGDGGDTKGGKMAS
- a CDS encoding DegT/DnrJ/EryC1/StrS family aminotransferase; this encodes MGVPFFDLTRQYAALEDEIRPVVDEVLQTQRCIGGPFVTQLEQALAETVGVAHAVGVSSGTDALLLSLMALNLKPGDEVVTSPFTFFAPVGSIMRLGARPVFVDIEPEGFNLDASHIEDALGAKTRAVLPIHLFGQCAPMDQVMAAVQNAPGVAVIEDLAQALGASFEGRQAGSFGLAGCVSFFPTKNLGAAGDGGMVFTDDAAFYERLRLLARHGASPKYHHVEVGGNFRLDALQAAILSAKLPHLHSFCERRRAHAAYYNEALADLEGLKLPRHAPGHRPVYNQYVVRVADRARLIAHLEARGIGSAVYYPEPLHTQPALRELGYQRGDFPRAELACEQVLALPIFPELRDDEREAVADAVREALG
- a CDS encoding acyltransferase, with protein sequence MTTNGDQNAPWAHPSAIIDEGAQVGAGTRVWHFAHVCAGATLGRRCSLGQNVYVAPSAVIGDGVKIQNNVSVYDGVVLEDDVFCGPSVVFTNVRHPRAHVSRRHAYQTTIIRRGATLGANATVVCGVEVGAFALVGAGAVVTADVAPYALVVGQPARQIGWACCCGLTLPAPAPECSCAECGQRYQLAEGALKPV